One Anatilimnocola floriformis genomic window, CCAACCGCGCACCAGATAACACAGCACTGCCGACTAGCAGCAGTCGTTTTCAGCGCCGCCTGAATCTGCTCGGCAAGCTCGAAGCCGATTACGCCGCGAATGGTGGCGAACAGGAAGTGGCCGATCACAAGAAGGTGTATGAGCGGGCCAGCAAAATGATTCTCAGTCCGCAGATGAAGGCCTTCGACATCGACAAGGAGTCATCATCGGTCCGCAAGCTCTACGGCGATTCCGAATTCGGCAAGGGCTGCCTATTGGCTCGCCGGTTGGTGCAGGCCGGCGTGACGTTTATCGAGGTGAGCCTTGGCAACTGGGATACGCACTTCGATAATTTTGAGAAGACGACTTCACTCTGCGGCCAACTCGACAAGCCGTTTGCCGCTCTGATTCAAGACTTGAAGCAGCAAGGAATGCTCGACGATACGCTCGTACTTTGGATGGGCGAGTTCGGCCGCACGCCGCGGGTCAACCCGCGCACGGGCCGCGATCACTTTCCGCGAGCCTTCAACATGGCGCTCGCAGGCGGCGGCGTGAAGGGTGGCCAGGTAATCGGCAAGACCGACAAGGGTGGCGAATCGGTGACCGATCGCCCCGTGAACGTCAGCGACATGCTTCGTACGGTTTGTTACGGCTTGGGCATTGATGCGGACAAGGAAAACATGAGCATCATCGGCCGGCCGATCCGCATCGTCGATGGCGGCGCGCCGGTGAAGGAAGTTTTTGGGTAGTCAATCCAACAGTGCACTCGTTGTCACAAACCTGACCACCAGAAGTTTTGCGTGTACGCGCGTTGACCCATGCCCGGCGCCCAAATGAAATAAGCG contains:
- a CDS encoding DUF1501 domain-containing protein, with product MTLHHQMTLDYRQGQLQRRDFLKAIAGTAAVAGGLSWADQLTAKAPELRKQGKACILLWMQGGPSQFETFSPKPNHANGGETKAISTAVPGIEIAAALPETAKVMNDLCLIRSMNSREGAHPRATYLMHTGYLPTASVKYPTLGSIVAHEVNHQAGELPSFVRIGGGRFGDSAGLLGVDFDPFMMASANRAPDNTALPTSSSRFQRRLNLLGKLEADYAANGGEQEVADHKKVYERASKMILSPQMKAFDIDKESSSVRKLYGDSEFGKGCLLARRLVQAGVTFIEVSLGNWDTHFDNFEKTTSLCGQLDKPFAALIQDLKQQGMLDDTLVLWMGEFGRTPRVNPRTGRDHFPRAFNMALAGGGVKGGQVIGKTDKGGESVTDRPVNVSDMLRTVCYGLGIDADKENMSIIGRPIRIVDGGAPVKEVFG